One segment of Vulpes lagopus strain Blue_001 chromosome 8, ASM1834538v1, whole genome shotgun sequence DNA contains the following:
- the KLHDC7A gene encoding kelch domain-containing protein 7A — MLPGRGGAEAQDWHLDMQLAGKVVLSAAALLLLTIAYRLYKSRPAQAPPRGRNTKAEAKEEAQGSGQPAAQGAAPGAPHSVLRRRRGSEGARAAQGRGWEKQGDSQVPAAGPSPEDSEAQEVREPEKDGAGEEGGGQRPDSGLAPPRCSGLEVGTAAGGKPEPPRHLHLGRESQNSPAADSSRAGGEPAPWQDGGPPGQLGPGQQDPAPTNWAAHVEGKNDMSKSWIFTRREEAGALRAAGDLGLILHQREGATSASYTYWSVARVRVEEEVEGIGPKLKGKVYDYYVESTSRASSKGSLAPRSAARAEAPPPVPLPGPLETGTASGGHADDREGGAHTPIAPQPAPSPSTQGFSRKDSLLQITENPELQLRLDGFGATRPSCPDGSNQPGCPLPPVSLGADSAGSRGEPCVQLVAGTNFFHLPLAPSSAPDVHLDLGNCYQVLTLAKRQKLEALKEAAYKVMSDNYLQVLRSPDIYGCLSGTERELILQQRLRGRRHLVVADVCPPGDSSRLCCYDEEGDVWRPLACLPPEAVSRGCALCSLFNYLFVVSGCQGSGPQPSNRVFCYNPLTGIWSEVCPLNQARPHCRLVALDGRLYAIGGECLNTVECYDPRQDRWTFVSPLPNDTFALAHTATACAGDIFVTGGTLRYLLLRFSAREQRWQAGPTGGGKDRTAEMVAVNGFLYRFDLNRSLGISVYRCSASARLWYECATYRTPYPDAFQCAVVGDLVYCVGRQHTLCFLADHISPRFLPKELQSFPSPRGTLLPAVLTLPGPDVPQTRV; from the coding sequence ATGCTCCCCGGAAGAGGAGGAGCGGAGGCCCAGGACTGGCATTTGGACATGCAGCTGGCAGGCAAGGTGGTGCTGTCCGCCGCTGCCCTGCTCCTGCTGACCATAGCCTACAGGCTGTACAAGTCGAGGCCTGCCCAGGCCCCGCCGCGGGGCAGGAACACCAAGGCCGAGGCCAAGGAGGAAGCCCAGGGCTCCGGGCAGCCTGCGGCCCAGGGAGCTGCTCCCGGGGCACCGCACAGTGTGCTGAGACGCCGGAGGGGAAGCGAGGGAGCCAGAGCAGCACAGGGCCGCGgctgggagaagcagggggacTCCCAAGTCCCGGCAGCAGGACCCTCTCCCGAAGACTCAGAGGCCCAAGAGGTTCGGGAGCCCGAGAAGGACGGCGCTGGtgaggaagggggtgggcagCGCCCGGACTCTGGGCTGGCACCTCCTCGCTGCAGTGGCCTGGAGGTGGGAACAGCTGCTGGCGGTAAGCCCGAGCCGCCCCGGCACCTCCATTTGGGCCGCGAATCCCAAAACTCTCCCGCAGCAGACAGCAGCCGTGCGGGTGGCGAGCCTGCCCCTTGGCAGGACGGCGGCCCCCCCGGGCAGCTGGGACCCGGGCAGCAGGACCCCGCCCCCACCAACTGGGCGGCCCACGTGGAAGGCAAGAATGACATGAGCAAGAGTTGGATCTTCACCCGCAGGGAAGAGGCCGGGGCCCTCCGGGCCGCCGGGGacctgggcctgatcctgcatCAGCGCGAGGGGGCCACCAGCGCCTCCTACACCTACTGGTCAGTGGCCCGGGTGcgtgtggaagaggaggtggaggggatcGGGCCCAAGCTGAAGGGCAAGGTATATGATTACTATGTGGAATCCACCTCCCGGGCCAGCTCCAAGGGCAGTTTGGCCCCCAGATCGGCTGCCAGGGCTGAGGCCCCACCCCCTGTGCCCCTGCCAGGCCCCTTGGAGACAGGGACGGCATCAGGAGGCCACGCCGATGACCGGGAAGGTGGAGCCCACACACCCATCGCCCCCCAGCCTGCGCCGTCACCCTCCACGCAAGGCTTCAGCAGGAAGGACAGCCTCCTCCAGATCACGGAGAACCCGGAGCTCCAGCTACGGCTCGATGGCTTCGGGGCCACCAGGCCGTCCTGCCCAGATGGGAGCAACCAGCccggctgccccctgccccctgtgtCTCTCGGGGCCGACTCGGCCGGAAGCAGGGGGGAGCCCTGCGTGCAGCTCGTAGCGGGGACCAATTTCTTCCACCTGCCGCTGGCCCCTAGCTCGGCTCCGGATGTGCACCTGGATCTGGGCAACTGCTACCAGGTACTGACCTTGGCCAAGAGGCAGAAGCTGgaggcgctgaaggaggcggcCTACAAGGTGATGAGCGACAACTATCTCCAGGTCCTGCGCAGCCCGGACATCTACGGCTGCCTGAGCGGGACGGAGCGGGAGCTGATCCTCCAGCAGCGGCTGCGTGGCCGCAGGCACCTGGTGGTGGCCGATGTGTGCCCCCCGGGGGACTCGAGCCGTCTCTGCTGCTACGATGAGGAGGGGGATGTCTGGCGCCCACTGGCCTGCCTGCCCCCCGAGGCTGTGTCCCGGGGCTGTGCCCTCTGCAGTCTCTTCAACTATCTCTTCGTGGTGTCCGGCTGCCAGGGGTCTGGGCCCCAGCCCTCCAACCGCGTCTTCTGCTACAACCCGCTGACGGGGATCTGGAGCGAGGTGTGCCCGCTGAACCAGGCCCGGCCGCACTGCCGGCTGGTGGCCCTGGACGGCCGCCTGTACGCCATCGGGGGCGAGTGTCTGAACACGGTGGAATGCTACGACCCCCGCCAGGATCGCTGGACCTTCGTCTCACCGCTCCCCAATGACACCTTCGCGCTGGCGCACACGGCCACAGCCTGCGCCGGCGACATCTTCGTCACGGGTGGGACCCTGCGCTACCTGCTGCTGCGCTTCTCGGCCCGGGAGCAGCGCTGGCAGGCCGGCCCCACGGGCGGCGGCAAGGACCGCACGGCCGAGATGGTGGCGGTCAACGGCTTTCTCTACCGTTTTGACCTCAACCGCAGCCTGGGCATCAGCGTGTACCGCTGCAGCGCCAGCGCCCGCCTCTGGTACGAGTGCGCCACGTACCGGACGCCCTACCCCGACGCCTTCCAGTGCGCGGTGGTGGGCGACCTCGTGTACTGCGTGGGGCGCCAGCACACGCTCTGCTTCCTGGCCGACCACATCTCGCCCAGGTTCCTGCCCAAGGAGCTGCAGAGCTTCCCCTCCCCGCGGGGCACCCTCCTGCCCGCCGTCCTGACCCTGCCCGGCCCCGACGTGCCGCAGACCAGGGTCTAG